The Streptomyces avermitilis MA-4680 = NBRC 14893 genome contains a region encoding:
- a CDS encoding LuxR C-terminal-related transcriptional regulator — translation MLEPLGLGAHAAEVYRAMLKRPDFGVEDLVTSLGWEQDLVRSALDECVRLSLIKPSWDAPGGLRAVSPEIGLQALLARQESEFLERQQRIAESRIEVARFVDEYTAAQQKLRSTVVERLVGIDDIRSRIEEFTQECGTELLTFATGGPQSEASRQASRPLCEDLAKRGVVMRSIYLDSVHNDPATVEHLRWLHLHGDQVRTTASLPSRMLLFDRTHAVLPIDPDASAAGALVLRGAGVIATLGDLFDRVWESAIPFSGGRPQPRDRGEEELTGQEQAVLRLLGEGLTDEVVARKLGVSVRTGRRITAELMGRLGARSRFQAGLRAAQLGWLTGSDTV, via the coding sequence ATGCTGGAACCGCTGGGGCTGGGCGCTCATGCGGCCGAGGTCTACCGGGCCATGCTCAAGCGGCCGGATTTCGGCGTGGAAGATCTGGTCACCTCGCTGGGCTGGGAGCAGGATCTGGTCCGCTCCGCGCTCGACGAGTGTGTCCGTCTCTCGCTGATCAAACCTTCGTGGGACGCGCCCGGAGGGCTGCGGGCGGTGAGTCCGGAGATCGGGCTGCAAGCGCTTCTCGCGCGGCAGGAAAGTGAATTCCTGGAGCGCCAGCAGCGCATCGCCGAGTCGCGGATAGAAGTGGCCCGCTTCGTCGACGAGTACACCGCGGCCCAGCAGAAACTGCGCAGCACCGTCGTCGAACGTCTCGTGGGAATAGACGACATCCGCTCCCGCATAGAGGAATTCACGCAGGAATGCGGCACGGAGCTGCTGACCTTTGCGACCGGAGGCCCGCAGTCCGAAGCCAGCCGGCAGGCCAGCCGCCCGCTCTGTGAGGATCTGGCCAAGCGGGGCGTGGTCATGCGGAGTATTTATCTGGACAGCGTCCACAACGACCCCGCGACGGTGGAACATCTGCGGTGGCTGCACCTCCACGGCGACCAGGTGAGAACCACCGCCTCGCTGCCGTCCCGGATGCTGCTGTTCGACCGCACCCACGCCGTACTGCCCATCGACCCCGACGCCTCGGCGGCCGGGGCGCTCGTCCTGCGCGGCGCGGGCGTCATCGCCACCCTCGGCGATCTCTTCGACCGGGTCTGGGAGTCCGCCATCCCGTTCAGCGGCGGCCGGCCGCAGCCCCGGGACCGCGGGGAGGAGGAGCTGACGGGACAGGAGCAGGCCGTACTGCGGCTGCTCGGCGAAGGACTCACGGACGAGGTCGTCGCCCGCAAGCTCGGTGTCTCCGTGCGCACCGGGCGCCGTATCACCGCCGAACTCATGGGCCGGCTCGGCGCCCGCAGCCGCTTCCAGGCGGGGCTGCGGGCCGCTCAGCTCGGCTGGCTGACGGGATCCGACACCGTATAG
- the glpR gene encoding gephyrin-like molybdotransferase receptor GlpR: MSSSGLIYAVIVGAWAAYLVPMWLRRQDELNEARPTERFSTAIRLLSGRAGMERRYAKDLQARSAEEGEPSADPDAVTDSVDVRAFAMPPTRPRVQTRVDPAAPAEPPSAGASVPAPASGHRPASKSVPSPQAHAQAQAHAQEQAQAHAQAQARSGAGAGAQSPSVPPSQAVPQQTARSASAARRAASAEAAARARRSKVLARRRRTTMMLFLAFTLGAIVAAVGGLAFLWAPGVPAVLLSGYIAYLRAQERKRFTYTMDRRRAELAAQRLRERQPRRRASVEADGDEPEDGPEPQSDPGLSALAADRRALVEQTDHAEWVDQQRERQRRPGHGDSWDPVPVPLPTYVTAPVAPRATPSVDLGAPDAWSSARSSSAVEPGAAAREREPGPGTDAGSAPGDPGAEEQADAADDGRSDARRAASARRARERGRTPLFDQYEDGERPRAANE, from the coding sequence GTGAGCAGCAGCGGCCTCATCTACGCAGTCATCGTCGGGGCCTGGGCCGCCTACTTGGTGCCGATGTGGCTCCGTAGGCAGGACGAGCTGAACGAGGCCCGTCCGACGGAACGCTTCAGCACCGCCATCCGGCTGCTGTCCGGACGGGCGGGCATGGAGCGCCGATACGCCAAGGACCTGCAGGCGCGCTCCGCCGAGGAGGGGGAGCCCAGCGCCGACCCGGACGCCGTCACCGACTCGGTGGACGTCCGGGCCTTCGCCATGCCGCCGACCAGGCCGCGGGTGCAGACCCGGGTCGATCCGGCGGCCCCGGCGGAGCCCCCGTCGGCAGGAGCTTCCGTACCGGCTCCCGCGTCCGGCCACAGGCCGGCGTCGAAGTCGGTCCCGAGTCCCCAGGCGCACGCACAGGCACAGGCGCACGCACAGGAACAGGCACAGGCCCACGCACAGGCGCAGGCCCGGTCGGGGGCAGGCGCGGGAGCGCAGTCGCCGTCCGTGCCGCCCTCCCAGGCCGTGCCGCAACAGACGGCCAGGTCCGCGTCGGCCGCGCGGCGGGCGGCCTCGGCGGAGGCCGCCGCGCGGGCCCGGCGCTCGAAGGTGCTGGCGCGCCGGCGGCGTACGACCATGATGCTGTTCCTCGCCTTCACGCTCGGCGCGATCGTCGCCGCGGTCGGCGGCCTCGCGTTCCTGTGGGCGCCCGGGGTGCCGGCGGTGCTGCTGAGCGGGTACATCGCGTATCTGCGGGCGCAGGAGCGCAAGCGGTTCACGTACACGATGGACCGGCGGCGGGCGGAGCTGGCGGCGCAGCGGTTGCGGGAGCGGCAGCCGCGTCGGCGGGCGTCCGTCGAGGCGGACGGCGACGAGCCGGAGGACGGACCAGAGCCGCAGAGCGACCCCGGTCTGTCCGCGCTCGCGGCGGACCGCCGGGCGCTCGTCGAGCAGACCGACCACGCGGAGTGGGTCGACCAGCAGCGCGAGCGGCAGCGCCGGCCGGGCCACGGCGACAGCTGGGACCCGGTGCCGGTGCCGCTGCCGACGTATGTCACCGCGCCGGTCGCTCCGCGGGCCACGCCGAGCGTGGATCTCGGGGCGCCGGACGCGTGGAGTTCGGCACGGTCGTCCAGTGCGGTGGAGCCCGGGGCGGCGGCGCGGGAGCGCGAGCCGGGTCCGGGCACCGATGCGGGGTCCGCGCCAGGTGATCCCGGCGCGGAGGAACAGGCGGACGCCGCGGACGACGGGCGCAGCGACGCCCGCCGTGCGGCCTCCGCCCGTCGGGCCCGGGAGCGTGGGCGTACGCCGCTCTTCGACCAGTACGAGGACGGGGAACGGCCGCGCGCGGCCAACGAGTGA
- a CDS encoding acyl carrier protein, producing the protein MPNANVTTGLDAARKQEIKEIVCDILEIDEDEVTETSLFKEQHDADSLRAIEILAALERTQKVTIDQAELSRMVNLEGVYVVVSEAAQN; encoded by the coding sequence ATGCCCAACGCGAACGTGACGACCGGACTTGACGCTGCCCGCAAGCAGGAGATCAAGGAGATCGTCTGCGACATTCTCGAGATCGACGAGGACGAGGTCACCGAGACCAGCCTCTTCAAGGAGCAGCACGACGCGGACTCGCTCCGCGCCATCGAGATCCTCGCCGCCCTCGAGCGCACCCAGAAGGTCACCATCGACCAGGCCGAGCTCAGCCGCATGGTCAACCTGGAGGGCGTCTACGTCGTGGTGTCCGAAGCCGCACAGAACTGA